In a single window of the Coffea eugenioides isolate CCC68of chromosome 3, Ceug_1.0, whole genome shotgun sequence genome:
- the LOC113766376 gene encoding uncharacterized protein LOC113766376 gives MKEVHSGVCGSHMNEHLLAKKFMRTGYFWLTMEHDCVEFVRKYIKCQIHANIIHALPSELHSMTALWPYSMGGMDVIGVIDPPTSNGYRFILVAIEYFTKWVESTSYKSVTKKIVSEFLRNHIICHFGMSETLVTDNARNLNNDMVDELCQ, from the coding sequence atgaaagaagtgcacAGCGGTGTATGCGGATCCCACATGAATGAGCACTTACTGGCTAAGAAGTTCATGAGAACGGGGTATTTTTGGCTCACCATGGAGCATGACTGTGTAGAATTTGTCAGAAAATATATTAAGTGTCAAATACATGCCAATATTATACATGCTCTTCCATCAGAGTTACATAGTATGACTGCTCTTTGGCCCTACTCAATGGGGGGAATGGACGTGATTGGAGTTATTGATCCCCCAACCTCGAATGGGTATCGATTTATCCTAGTGGCGATCGAGTATTTCACCAAATGGGTTGAATCAACATCTTACAAGAGCGTGACCAAGAAAATAGTATCCGAGTTTCTCAGGAACCACATTATCTGTCATTTTGGGATGTCAGAGACGCTGGTCACTGACAATGCTAGAAACCTCAATAATGATATGGTAGATGAATTATGCCAATAA